Proteins found in one Pontibacter sp. SGAir0037 genomic segment:
- a CDS encoding DUF4295 domain-containing protein, translated as MAKKVVATLKTATGKDWAKVIKAVKSPKTGAYSFKEEMVPVDKVQEFLAK; from the coding sequence ATGGCTAAGAAAGTAGTTGCGACCCTTAAAACCGCTACTGGTAAAGATTGGGCAAAAGTGATCAAAGCCGTTAAGTCTCCTAAAACTGGTGCTTACAGCTTTAAAGAAGAAATGGTACCTGTTGATAAAGTGCAAGAGTTCCTTGCAAAATAA
- the rpmG gene encoding 50S ribosomal protein L33 — protein sequence MAKKAKGNRIQVIMECTEQKASGVPGTSRYITTKNRKNTTERLELKKYNPNLKKVTVHKEIK from the coding sequence ATGGCTAAAAAAGCAAAAGGTAATAGAATCCAGGTAATCATGGAATGCACAGAGCAAAAAGCCTCTGGTGTGCCTGGAACATCAAGGTACATTACTACCAAGAACAGAAAAAATACGACTGAGCGCCTGGAGCTTAAGAAGTATAATCCGAATTTGAAAAAAGTAACTGTACATAAAGAAATTAAATAA